The nucleotide sequence GATCGAAAGATCGCCAGCGGTCTTGTCTGTGGACTGAGTGGTTCCGGGTGTGGTCATCTCGGATGAGCCGTTCTTGGTAGGGGTTTCGATGCGAAATCTAGCGGGTGGGTTCCGCATCGAAAACGCCGGGAGCAAATCGAGGGACCAGGCGTCGTCTGCCGGTTGCCATATGGAAGACCGGGAGCGATGCCAAACCGGCAGCGGGCGCGACGGTCGAACAAGCAGGCCCGTCGCACATATTTATGGATGAGCTTGCGGCGACGGCCACTTCCGGGCCGTCCCGTCGGTCGACGATTACACACACCATTCCAGGAATCGCAGCAATGTTTCTCGGGCATTACGGCATTGCGTTCGGATCCAAGCGGGTTGTGCCGGATACGTCGCTGGGGACGCTCGCATTCGCGGCTCAGTTCCTCGATGAGCTGTGGCCAATCCTTCTGTTGTTCGGCATCGAGCAGGTGCGTATTGCACCAGGCTCGACATCGAGCAATCCGCTCGTGTTCACGTCGTATCCTTTCTCTCACAGTCTGGCCATGGCCGTGTTGTGGGGAGCGATCATCGGCGCAATCCATTATGCCGCGCGGCGAAATCGTCGCACCGCCTGTGTCATCGCACTCGTCGTGATCAGCCACTGGATACTGGACTTTCCCGTGCACACGGCAGATCTGCCGCTATGGCCGGGAGGATCCACGCGCGTCGGGTTGGGCCTGTGGGACTCGATTCCTGCAACGTT is from Gemmatimonadota bacterium and encodes:
- a CDS encoding metal-dependent hydrolase — translated: MFLGHYGIAFGSKRVVPDTSLGTLAFAAQFLDELWPILLLFGIEQVRIAPGSTSSNPLVFTSYPFSHSLAMAVLWGAIIGAIHYAARRNRRTACVIALVVISHWILDFPVHTADLPLWPGGSTRVGLGLWDSIPATLILELGIFGGGLLLYIRQTRTRDRVGTWGLWSMVLVLLLIFASGYVTPPPPSPRAVAWTALGLWLFVPWSYWVDRHRERI